A section of the Asticcacaulis sp. EMRT-3 genome encodes:
- the rpoN gene encoding RNA polymerase factor sigma-54, whose product MALGQRLELRQGQGLVITPQLQQAIKLLQLSNLELEAVIETELERNPLLQRDDADPSSEAPDAPDSTPETPDGDVHELTLGDRDAATANSELDAHHDDVYGEDTPRLREREAVAEGAEGPVVDWSKASKSGGGFDGDEDGLERALSREKSLAEHLTDQALIAQFSPPEMAIAQILIDAVDEAGYLRVSLPEIAERLGCELSLVEKVLTACQGFEPTGIMARSVPECLKLQLIERNRFDPAMAALIDHLELLARRDLSALRKVCGVDDEDLTEMIAELKSLNPRPGAAFSTEASPAVVPDVFVRPDAGGGWRIDLNSDTLPRVLVDQRYHARVAGSARSEAEKNYLHECLNQANWLIRSLDQRARTILKVSSEIVRQQDAFFVYGVEYLRPLNLKTVAEAVGMHESTISRVTSNKYIATPRGVFELKFFFTSSIASSDGTPAHSAEAVRHKIKSLIDGEKSAGEILSDDRIVEILKEAGVDIARRTVAKYREALRIPSSVERKRQSR is encoded by the coding sequence ATGGCGCTCGGTCAAAGGCTCGAACTCAGACAGGGACAGGGGCTGGTTATCACGCCCCAGTTGCAGCAGGCGATCAAGCTGCTGCAACTGTCGAATCTCGAACTCGAAGCCGTGATTGAAACCGAGCTGGAACGCAATCCGCTCTTGCAGCGTGACGACGCCGATCCGTCATCGGAAGCCCCTGACGCTCCCGATTCCACGCCCGAAACGCCTGACGGCGACGTGCACGAACTGACACTCGGCGACCGTGACGCCGCCACCGCCAATAGCGAACTCGACGCCCATCACGATGATGTCTATGGCGAAGACACGCCCCGCTTGCGCGAGCGCGAGGCCGTGGCCGAAGGGGCCGAGGGGCCGGTTGTGGACTGGTCGAAGGCCAGCAAGAGCGGCGGCGGTTTCGATGGCGACGAGGATGGCCTTGAACGCGCCCTGTCGCGCGAGAAATCGCTGGCCGAGCACCTGACCGATCAGGCCCTGATCGCCCAGTTTTCGCCCCCCGAAATGGCCATTGCCCAGATCCTGATCGATGCCGTCGATGAGGCCGGTTATCTGCGCGTTTCCCTGCCCGAAATCGCCGAACGGCTGGGCTGCGAACTCTCCCTCGTCGAAAAGGTTCTGACCGCCTGCCAGGGTTTCGAGCCCACCGGCATCATGGCGCGCAGCGTGCCCGAATGCCTGAAGCTGCAACTGATCGAGCGTAACCGTTTCGATCCGGCCATGGCGGCGCTGATCGACCATCTCGAACTGCTGGCGCGCCGCGACCTGTCGGCCTTGCGCAAGGTCTGCGGGGTCGATGATGAAGACCTGACCGAGATGATCGCCGAGCTGAAATCGCTCAATCCGCGCCCCGGTGCGGCCTTCAGCACTGAGGCCTCGCCCGCCGTGGTGCCCGACGTCTTCGTGCGCCCCGATGCCGGTGGCGGCTGGCGCATCGATCTCAATTCCGACACCCTGCCGCGCGTGCTGGTCGATCAACGCTATCATGCCCGCGTGGCCGGATCGGCGCGTTCCGAGGCCGAAAAAAACTACCTGCATGAATGCCTGAATCAGGCCAACTGGCTGATCCGCAGCCTCGACCAGCGGGCGCGCACCATCCTCAAGGTGTCGTCGGAAATCGTGCGCCAGCAGGATGCCTTCTTCGTCTATGGCGTCGAATATCTGCGTCCGCTCAATCTCAAAACCGTGGCCGAGGCGGTGGGGATGCACGAATCGACTATATCGCGCGTCACCTCCAACAAATATATCGCCACGCCACGCGGCGTTTTCGAGCTGAAATTCTTTTTCACCTCGTCCATCGCCTCATCGGACGGCACGCCCGCCCATTCCGCCGAAGCGGTGCGCCACAAGATCAAGAGCCTGATCGACGGCGAAAAGAGCGCTGGCGAAATCCTGTCCGACGACCGTATCGTTGAAATTCTCAAAGAAGCCGGGGTCGATATTGCCCGCCGCACCGTGGCCAAATACCGCGAAGCCCTGCGCATCCCGTCTTCCGTCGAACGTAAGCGCCAAAGCCGGTAG
- the ptsN gene encoding PTS IIA-like nitrogen regulatory protein PtsN, giving the protein MFLTHLLDRHAILGHVSVNSKRQALQVVADMAARQLGLEAAYIHQALLEREKLGSTGVGMGVAVPHAALKGLDRMYGVFVRLETPVAYDSIDDMPVDLIFALLAPEDAGTEHLRALAKVSRVLRQKDLREQLRAIENPDAIYALLTEMADSNAA; this is encoded by the coding sequence ATGTTTCTGACCCATCTGCTGGACCGGCACGCCATCCTTGGTCATGTCAGCGTCAATTCCAAGCGACAGGCTTTGCAGGTGGTGGCCGATATGGCCGCCCGCCAGCTTGGCCTTGAAGCCGCCTATATCCATCAGGCTCTGCTGGAGCGCGAAAAGCTCGGCTCGACTGGCGTGGGCATGGGCGTGGCCGTGCCCCATGCGGCGCTCAAAGGGCTTGATCGCATGTATGGCGTTTTCGTCCGCCTCGAAACGCCGGTGGCCTATGATTCCATCGACGACATGCCGGTTGATCTGATCTTCGCCCTGCTGGCCCCGGAAGACGCCGGCACCGAACATTTGCGCGCCCTGGCCAAGGTGTCGCGCGTGCTGCGCCAGAAGGATCTGCGCGAACAGTTGCGCGCCATTGAAAACCCCGACGCCATCTATGCCCTGCTGACCGAAATGGCCGACAGCAACGCCGCCTGA
- the raiA gene encoding ribosome-associated translation inhibitor RaiA: MQIQISGKQVEVGEALRSRIESELTQGVAKYFERGGSAEVTISKEGYLFKADCLVRLASGQVLVSHAFGGDAHSAFTGTLENIEKRVRRYKRRLKSHHNGTPQKEETANVTVLRAIDLSDVALEEDDDDGMDHSVPPQAMIIAETEAPLRTMTVSSAVAEMEMSNYPVIMFRNAAHNGFSVIYRRPDGNIGWIDPERTRARADA; this comes from the coding sequence ATGCAAATACAAATCAGCGGAAAACAGGTCGAAGTCGGTGAAGCTCTGCGTTCGCGCATTGAAAGCGAACTGACGCAGGGCGTCGCCAAATATTTCGAGCGCGGCGGTTCAGCCGAGGTCACCATCTCCAAAGAGGGTTACCTTTTCAAGGCCGATTGTCTGGTGCGTCTGGCATCTGGCCAGGTGCTCGTCTCCCATGCCTTTGGCGGCGACGCCCATTCCGCTTTTACCGGTACATTGGAAAATATCGAAAAGCGCGTGCGCCGCTACAAGCGCCGTCTGAAGAGCCATCATAATGGCACGCCGCAAAAGGAAGAAACCGCCAATGTGACGGTGTTGCGCGCCATCGATCTCAGCGATGTGGCGCTCGAAGAAGACGATGACGACGGCATGGACCATTCCGTGCCGCCCCAGGCCATGATCATTGCCGAAACCGAAGCGCCCTTGCGCACCATGACCGTGTCATCGGCCGTCGCCGAAATGGAGATGTCCAACTATCCGGTGATCATGTTCCGCAATGCCGCCCATAACGGCTTTTCGGTCATCTATCGCCGCCCCGACGGCAATATCGGCTGGATCGATCCTGAGCGCACACGCGCCCGCGCCGACGCCTGA